A single Pedobacter sp. PACM 27299 DNA region contains:
- a CDS encoding GMC family oxidoreductase → MSEFQIKKSSEVYDVVIVGSGAGGGMAGYVLAHAGQKVLMLEAGAYFDPRIDAQQLKWPWESPRRGAGTTRPFGDFDASYGGWELDGEPYTQKSGTEFAWFRSRMLGGRTNHWGRISLRMGPLDFKCKDGLTDDWPITYEELKPFYDRIDRLLGIYGSVEGIENEPDGIFMAPPKPRLNELFIKKAGEKTGVTVIPGRGSVLTEALPGNKDRAPCFYCGQCGRSCKVYGDFSSSSCLVIPAVKTGNLTVITNAMVREVLTDKNGLATGVSYVNKKDGLEYQVNAKTVILGASACESARILLNSKSVAHPGGLANGSGVVGKYLHDSTGASLSGFLPQLMDRKRYNEDGVGSVHIYSPWWLDNKKLDFPRGYHIEYWGGMGMPAYGFGGGTATLNGMVPGRDGKMKEAGGYGASLKDDYRRFYGASVGMAGRGTAIARESNYCEIDPKVVDKYGIPVLRFNYKWADEEVKQAKHMQETFQSMMHAMGAIITSGIPGPETNYGLEAPGKIIHEVGTIRMGDDPKKSALNKWCQAHECKNLFVVDAAPFVQQGDKNATWTILALSMRTAEYILDQKKKQNI, encoded by the coding sequence ATGAGTGAATTTCAAATCAAAAAATCGTCTGAGGTCTACGATGTAGTTATCGTAGGGTCTGGAGCAGGCGGAGGTATGGCCGGATATGTATTGGCCCATGCGGGTCAAAAAGTACTGATGTTAGAAGCTGGTGCTTATTTCGACCCAAGAATCGACGCACAACAGTTAAAATGGCCATGGGAATCCCCAAGACGCGGCGCAGGAACAACAAGACCTTTTGGCGATTTTGACGCCTCTTATGGCGGTTGGGAATTAGATGGCGAACCGTATACACAGAAATCTGGAACCGAATTTGCCTGGTTCAGGTCTAGAATGCTTGGTGGAAGAACCAATCACTGGGGAAGAATTTCCTTAAGAATGGGGCCACTGGATTTTAAATGTAAGGATGGACTGACCGACGACTGGCCTATTACGTATGAAGAGCTAAAACCTTTTTATGACCGAATAGACCGCCTTCTTGGAATCTATGGCTCGGTAGAAGGAATCGAAAATGAACCAGATGGAATCTTCATGGCTCCTCCAAAACCAAGGCTAAATGAACTGTTCATTAAAAAAGCAGGAGAAAAAACCGGGGTAACCGTAATTCCAGGTAGGGGATCTGTTTTAACAGAAGCCTTGCCAGGTAATAAAGATCGTGCACCTTGTTTCTACTGCGGACAATGCGGACGCAGCTGTAAAGTATATGGTGACTTCTCTTCTTCTTCTTGTCTGGTTATCCCAGCTGTAAAGACTGGAAACTTAACCGTGATCACAAATGCAATGGTTAGAGAAGTGCTGACGGATAAAAACGGATTGGCTACCGGTGTTTCTTACGTCAATAAAAAAGACGGTCTGGAATATCAGGTAAATGCTAAAACAGTGATTCTTGGTGCGAGTGCCTGTGAGTCTGCACGTATCCTATTGAACTCTAAATCTGTGGCTCACCCAGGTGGATTGGCCAATGGAAGCGGTGTAGTAGGTAAATACCTGCATGATTCGACTGGTGCCAGCTTAAGTGGTTTCTTACCACAGCTGATGGACCGCAAGCGTTACAATGAAGATGGTGTAGGTAGTGTGCACATTTACTCACCTTGGTGGTTAGACAATAAAAAACTGGATTTCCCTCGTGGTTATCATATTGAATATTGGGGTGGTATGGGCATGCCAGCTTATGGATTTGGTGGCGGTACCGCTACATTAAACGGTATGGTGCCGGGCAGAGACGGTAAAATGAAAGAAGCAGGCGGTTACGGTGCTTCGTTAAAAGATGATTACAGACGCTTTTACGGTGCTTCAGTAGGTATGGCCGGTAGAGGAACTGCTATCGCCAGAGAATCTAACTACTGCGAAATAGATCCTAAAGTGGTTGATAAATATGGTATTCCAGTACTGAGATTCAACTATAAATGGGCAGATGAAGAGGTGAAACAAGCGAAACACATGCAGGAGACCTTCCAGTCGATGATGCATGCCATGGGCGCAATCATTACTTCTGGTATTCCTGGTCCGGAAACCAATTACGGTTTAGAGGCTCCAGGAAAGATCATCCATGAGGTAGGAACGATCAGAATGGGTGATGATCCTAAGAAATCAGCCTTGAATAAATGGTGCCAGGCACATGAATGTAAAAACTTATTCGTGGTAGATGCAGCGCCTTTTGTTCAGCAAGGAGATAAAAATGCAACCTGGACCATTCTTGCACTTTCTATGAGAACTGCGGAATATATCCTGGATCAAAAGAAAAAACAAAATATTTAA
- a CDS encoding SusC/RagA family TonB-linked outer membrane protein, protein MKNIDRAQPALHGHGLWPGLVFFLFLTFFFFLKTSAQENKPLINSTLKGTISDAITGEKLIGASILIQGTTHTASSDREGTFNFVTGQKFPYTLVIKYIGYKTKTLVADGSPVNIKLEPEANQLQDLIVVGYGAQDRKTLTSSVATISGKQIEDIPVAGVDQMLQGQASGVLVSSNTSVPGSGIFIRVRGSSSINASNDPLYVVDGVFLNNRTLQSISTGGQQTSPIADLNPGDIESIEILKDANATAIYGSRGANGVVLISTKRGKLNRKAKVDIGYYKGISQAIKFWPTISGTGEGILQNETWLNDGGAYEKRLFRPKSEGGLGLPEEQPTIDRVGLIFQNAPTDNVDVTVAGGDAKTTYYLGGNYYNQDAIVKPDRFRRASARVNLGQQFNEKTKTGVSINLVSTSRKMTPNNNVPNGTVNGALYTPVYLPLYNEDGSYARPSLFENPVAAIKETVFKDVGTRITGNVFGEYKILEGLKFRTSWSVDFNESKADNYFNSKLQLGQAPINGIGTSALNRNVTLINEQLISYDKVWDNVHQFNLTLGNTLQKETFETTSVTGVGYPTDQFSLVASSASQTGTSRQSQAGLVSFFGRASYGYHRKYMIDASIRADASSRFGKDNRWGYFPAAGFAWRASEEDFIKALNLFSELKFNTSYGLTGNQNGIPDFAALGLWNGGNNYLSTSGILPFQLANPNLKWETTTQFNVGLNMGFLKDRLNLEFNYYNKYTTNLLLQQPISQKLGFASIFSNSGEISNKGFEFSLNAQVISSKVFSWNTRFNISTNKNKIEKLNTAILDNRTIMQQGSPLYSFYAHKQLGVNPANGDVIFEDVNGDGLLSDSDLQIVGNAWPDFFGGFGNEFNYGNFDLNVFFNYSIGNKIWNNTRYRMGHGGSRNGVFAQLEEQLQRWQQPGDITEVPRMTAKGNNASIISDRFLEDGSYARLKTLAIGYKLPKVFLAKYHISNVRFYVAATNLITITKYKGVDPEVNTMGDNQNVMGYDQAIASQPRTFQAGFNLSF, encoded by the coding sequence ATGAAAAATATTGATAGGGCACAACCTGCCCTACATGGCCATGGATTATGGCCAGGCTTAGTCTTTTTCCTGTTCCTGACTTTCTTCTTTTTTCTGAAGACCAGTGCACAGGAAAACAAGCCACTGATCAACTCTACCTTAAAAGGAACCATTTCTGATGCCATTACCGGCGAAAAACTAATCGGTGCCTCCATCCTCATTCAGGGAACTACACATACTGCCTCATCGGATCGGGAGGGTACATTCAATTTTGTAACCGGCCAGAAATTCCCTTATACGCTAGTCATTAAATACATCGGTTACAAAACCAAAACACTGGTCGCAGACGGCAGCCCGGTCAACATAAAACTGGAACCGGAAGCCAATCAACTTCAGGATTTAATCGTAGTGGGTTATGGCGCACAAGACCGTAAAACGCTGACCAGCTCTGTCGCCACCATTTCCGGAAAACAGATAGAAGATATCCCTGTTGCAGGTGTAGATCAAATGCTGCAAGGTCAGGCTTCTGGCGTATTGGTTTCCTCAAATACCTCTGTTCCTGGTTCCGGTATTTTTATCCGGGTAAGGGGTTCTTCCTCCATAAATGCCAGTAATGACCCTTTATATGTGGTAGATGGCGTATTCTTAAACAACAGAACCCTGCAAAGTATATCTACCGGCGGACAGCAGACTTCGCCCATTGCTGATTTAAACCCCGGTGATATTGAATCTATCGAGATCCTTAAAGATGCCAATGCCACCGCAATTTATGGTTCCAGAGGAGCCAACGGTGTGGTCTTGATCAGCACCAAACGCGGAAAATTGAACCGCAAGGCGAAAGTCGACATTGGTTATTACAAAGGAATCTCGCAGGCCATTAAATTCTGGCCAACCATTAGCGGAACAGGAGAAGGAATTCTACAGAATGAAACCTGGCTAAATGACGGTGGTGCTTATGAAAAACGCCTTTTCAGGCCCAAATCGGAAGGTGGACTTGGTTTACCTGAAGAACAACCGACCATTGATCGGGTAGGACTGATCTTTCAAAATGCGCCAACAGACAATGTGGACGTAACGGTAGCCGGCGGCGATGCAAAAACTACTTATTACCTGGGTGGGAATTACTATAACCAGGATGCAATTGTAAAACCTGATCGTTTCAGACGCGCAAGTGCCAGGGTCAACTTAGGTCAGCAGTTTAATGAAAAAACAAAAACCGGGGTTTCTATCAACCTGGTGAGTACTTCCAGAAAGATGACGCCTAACAATAATGTGCCTAACGGAACGGTAAACGGTGCTTTGTATACTCCTGTCTATCTGCCTTTATACAATGAAGATGGCAGTTACGCGCGGCCATCTCTTTTCGAAAATCCAGTGGCTGCGATCAAGGAGACTGTATTTAAAGACGTAGGAACCCGCATCACCGGAAATGTTTTTGGGGAATATAAAATACTCGAAGGACTGAAATTCAGAACCAGCTGGAGCGTAGATTTTAATGAAAGTAAAGCCGATAATTATTTCAACTCTAAGCTGCAATTGGGCCAGGCCCCGATCAATGGTATTGGTACTTCGGCATTAAACAGGAACGTGACACTGATCAATGAACAATTGATCAGCTATGACAAAGTATGGGATAATGTGCACCAGTTTAACCTGACGCTGGGTAATACGCTGCAAAAAGAAACTTTTGAAACGACAAGCGTTACCGGTGTAGGTTACCCTACAGACCAGTTTAGCCTGGTGGCCTCTTCTGCAAGTCAGACTGGTACCTCCCGCCAATCACAAGCCGGATTGGTCTCTTTTTTCGGAAGAGCAAGCTATGGTTACCACCGTAAATATATGATTGATGCCAGTATTCGTGCAGATGCTTCTTCAAGATTTGGAAAAGACAACCGTTGGGGATATTTTCCTGCCGCAGGCTTCGCATGGCGTGCCAGTGAAGAAGATTTTATCAAAGCACTGAACCTGTTTTCGGAATTGAAATTCAATACCAGTTACGGCCTCACCGGAAATCAGAACGGTATCCCTGATTTTGCAGCATTAGGGCTCTGGAATGGTGGAAACAATTACCTGAGTACCTCAGGAATTCTTCCTTTTCAATTGGCAAATCCAAACCTGAAATGGGAAACTACCACACAATTTAATGTCGGACTGAATATGGGCTTCCTGAAAGATCGCCTTAACCTGGAATTTAACTATTATAACAAATACACCACCAACCTATTATTGCAGCAGCCGATCTCCCAGAAACTGGGATTTGCCTCGATCTTCTCCAATTCCGGAGAAATCAGCAATAAAGGATTTGAATTTTCCTTAAATGCACAAGTGATCAGCAGTAAAGTATTCAGCTGGAATACCCGCTTTAACATCTCTACCAATAAGAACAAAATTGAGAAGTTAAATACAGCAATTCTAGACAATAGAACGATTATGCAGCAGGGAAGCCCACTTTATTCTTTCTATGCGCACAAGCAGCTCGGGGTAAACCCTGCGAATGGCGATGTCATTTTTGAAGATGTAAATGGTGATGGACTGCTTTCTGATAGCGATCTGCAAATTGTAGGGAATGCCTGGCCAGATTTCTTCGGCGGTTTTGGAAATGAATTCAACTATGGGAATTTTGACCTGAATGTATTTTTTAACTATTCTATTGGCAACAAAATATGGAACAATACCCGCTATAGAATGGGGCATGGAGGTTCCAGGAATGGTGTTTTTGCACAGTTAGAAGAACAATTACAGCGCTGGCAGCAACCTGGCGACATTACAGAAGTTCCACGCATGACGGCCAAAGGAAACAATGCAAGTATCATTTCAGATCGCTTTCTGGAAGACGGCTCTTATGCAAGGTTAAAGACGCTTGCTATCGGCTATAAATTGCCTAAGGTTTTCCTGGCCAAATACCACATCAGTAACGTACGATTCTACGTGGCTGCAACCAATCTGATCACCATTACCAAGTATAAAGGAGTGGATCCAGAAGTGAATACCATGGGTGACAATCAAAATGTGATGGGCTATGATCAGGCCATTGCTTCACAACCGAGAACCTTTCAGGCCGGTTTTAACCTTTCTTTTTAA
- the cobT gene encoding nicotinate-nucleotide--dimethylbenzimidazole phosphoribosyltransferase, protein MKEELQQKIDLKTKPQGALGKLEKLAQQIGTVQNTLSPELTKPTIVVFAGDHGIANAGVSAYPQEVTYQMVLNFLNEGAAINVFCKQHQIDLLVVDTGVKFKFEPHKKLIQAKVEKGTKNFLEEKAMNIQELESCLSQAEKIVNDLHTAGCNIIGFGEMGIGNTSAATMMMSNLCGLPIESCVGRGTALNDEQFAHKISILKQCELRHGRSADPVAVLQTYGGFEIAHITGAMLAAYENNMLIMVDGFIATAAYLAAVMINPLLQNNAIFCHLSDETGHLQLLKYLQADPILSLNMRLGEGTGCAVAYPLIQSAVLFLNEMASFESSGVSSKEA, encoded by the coding sequence ATGAAGGAAGAACTTCAACAAAAAATAGATTTAAAGACTAAACCGCAGGGGGCATTAGGAAAGTTAGAAAAGCTTGCTCAACAAATAGGAACTGTACAAAACACACTGAGCCCGGAATTGACTAAACCCACTATTGTGGTATTCGCCGGTGATCATGGCATCGCAAATGCCGGTGTGAGTGCTTATCCTCAAGAAGTGACCTATCAAATGGTATTGAATTTCTTAAACGAAGGTGCAGCTATAAATGTGTTTTGCAAGCAACATCAGATTGACCTTTTAGTAGTAGACACGGGTGTAAAGTTCAAATTCGAGCCGCATAAAAAACTGATCCAGGCAAAAGTAGAAAAAGGCACCAAAAACTTCCTGGAAGAAAAAGCGATGAACATTCAGGAATTGGAAAGCTGCCTCAGTCAGGCAGAAAAGATCGTGAATGACCTCCATACCGCTGGCTGTAACATCATCGGATTTGGCGAAATGGGGATTGGCAACACTTCTGCTGCGACCATGATGATGAGTAACCTTTGCGGGCTACCCATTGAAAGCTGCGTAGGAAGAGGGACGGCATTAAACGACGAACAATTTGCACATAAAATCAGCATCTTAAAGCAATGTGAATTGCGACATGGCCGTTCGGCCGATCCGGTAGCTGTATTACAGACTTATGGTGGCTTTGAGATTGCTCACATCACCGGTGCAATGCTGGCCGCTTATGAAAATAACATGCTGATCATGGTTGATGGATTTATTGCTACCGCCGCTTACCTGGCTGCAGTGATGATCAATCCATTATTACAAAATAATGCCATCTTCTGCCACTTATCCGACGAAACCGGTCACCTCCAACTGCTGAAATACTTACAGGCAGATCCAATATTGAGCCTAAATATGAGACTTGGGGAAGGTACTGGATGTGCAGTAGCTTATCCCCTGATTCAAAGTGCCGTACTTTTTTTAAATGAAATGGCCAGCTTTGAAAGTTCCGGTGTTTCCTCAAAAGAGGCCTAA
- a CDS encoding OmpA family protein, whose product MNLIEMLKNEVSGNMISSLSQKAGVTEDQVKAGFSAGIPAVLAGILKNGAGGGFLDSILPGVTGSTAANSTDDLVNGPEDSLLEKGKSMLGSLFGNDSGAVSTAVATATGLPEGKSAGLLAMIVPLITGLITKLMASKGWGVSDLLGKIFESKNEIAAALPASLGTSLGIGNIHPPKLDVPDLPKVAAQRTSHVTPVNVPDKNTGGGFIKWLLPLIIVIVALWWLLGRQGCNQTAVTSTVDSVSANIDTAGAKMGGVVDATVVAVEGKLNEAGDFVKVLGVKMTKKLPNGKEISIAENSVENKLIGFIEDKNKPVDKTTWFTFDRLYFEPGKSTLKPESQEQLNNIAAILVAYPVVNLKLGGYTDSTGNADVNKKISNERAYAAKNELVKLGIDQKRLAAEGYGPEHPVASNATAEGRAQNRRIDIRVTEK is encoded by the coding sequence ATGAATTTAATTGAAATGTTAAAGAATGAGGTAAGCGGTAACATGATCTCTTCTTTAAGCCAGAAAGCTGGTGTAACTGAGGACCAGGTGAAAGCAGGTTTTTCTGCCGGTATCCCTGCGGTTTTAGCGGGAATCCTCAAAAATGGCGCCGGAGGAGGCTTTCTGGATAGCATCCTACCTGGGGTAACCGGTTCTACGGCTGCCAATTCTACCGATGATTTAGTAAATGGTCCTGAGGATAGCCTATTGGAAAAGGGAAAATCCATGCTGGGCAGTTTATTTGGAAATGATTCCGGAGCAGTAAGTACTGCTGTAGCTACTGCTACAGGACTTCCTGAAGGCAAATCGGCCGGTTTACTGGCGATGATCGTTCCCTTAATAACAGGCTTAATTACCAAGCTAATGGCCTCAAAAGGCTGGGGTGTATCTGATTTATTAGGGAAAATCTTTGAAAGTAAAAATGAAATCGCTGCCGCACTTCCTGCCAGCTTAGGTACTTCTTTAGGCATAGGCAATATCCATCCTCCAAAATTAGATGTTCCTGATCTTCCTAAAGTGGCAGCACAGCGCACAAGTCATGTCACGCCGGTAAATGTGCCGGATAAAAATACAGGTGGTGGTTTTATCAAATGGCTGCTTCCGCTGATCATCGTGATCGTGGCCTTATGGTGGTTATTGGGCAGACAAGGCTGCAACCAAACGGCAGTAACAAGCACTGTGGACTCTGTTTCCGCTAATATCGATACTGCAGGAGCAAAAATGGGCGGTGTGGTAGATGCAACGGTGGTTGCAGTGGAAGGGAAATTGAATGAAGCCGGAGATTTTGTGAAGGTGCTGGGGGTTAAGATGACCAAGAAACTCCCTAATGGAAAAGAGATCAGCATTGCTGAAAACTCGGTAGAGAATAAGCTGATTGGATTCATTGAAGATAAAAATAAACCAGTAGATAAGACCACCTGGTTTACTTTCGACAGGTTGTATTTTGAACCGGGAAAAAGCACACTGAAACCAGAGTCGCAGGAACAGTTAAACAATATTGCCGCGATTTTAGTGGCCTATCCAGTCGTGAACCTGAAATTAGGTGGTTATACCGATAGCACAGGTAATGCAGATGTCAACAAGAAAATCTCTAATGAGCGTGCATATGCAGCCAAAAACGAATTGGTGAAATTAGGTATTGATCAAAAACGATTAGCGGCAGAAGGTTATGGTCCTGAGCATCCGGTTGCGAGCAATGCTACCGCGGAAGGAAGGGCGCAAAATCGACGCATAGATATCCGTGTAACAGAAAAATAA
- a CDS encoding gluconate 2-dehydrogenase subunit 3 family protein: MNRRDSLKVLGLTAISSAVLLDACKPGEPKVAGVPEEGAPAGREEWEVLRDKTLMEEKFFSAHEMATIAVLSDIIIPKDDKSGSATDAKVPDFIEFIVKDMPEHKTPMRGGLRWLDLQCLNRWEKPFKDASAAQQIEMVDQIAYPKKAKPGMEQGVAFFNLMRSLTASGFYTTEMGVKDIGYVGNVPNKWEGVPADVLKQYGFA; the protein is encoded by the coding sequence ATGAACAGACGTGATTCGTTAAAAGTCTTAGGACTAACCGCCATAAGTTCGGCAGTACTGCTGGATGCCTGTAAACCAGGTGAACCTAAAGTAGCCGGAGTTCCTGAAGAAGGTGCTCCCGCAGGAAGAGAAGAATGGGAAGTACTCAGAGATAAAACGCTGATGGAGGAGAAGTTCTTTTCCGCGCATGAGATGGCTACTATCGCAGTGCTTTCTGACATCATCATCCCTAAAGATGATAAGTCTGGAAGCGCTACCGATGCTAAAGTGCCAGACTTTATCGAGTTTATTGTAAAAGATATGCCGGAGCATAAAACACCAATGAGAGGTGGACTGAGGTGGTTGGATCTCCAATGTTTAAACCGTTGGGAGAAACCATTTAAAGACGCTTCTGCCGCGCAGCAAATTGAAATGGTGGATCAGATTGCTTACCCTAAGAAAGCAAAACCAGGAATGGAGCAGGGGGTAGCCTTCTTTAACCTGATGAGAAGTTTAACCGCTTCCGGATTTTATACCACTGAAATGGGCGTGAAAGATATCGGGTATGTAGGAAACGTTCCTAATAAATGGGAAGGTGTGCCTGCAGACGTATTAAAGCAATATGGATTTGCCTAA
- a CDS encoding serine hydrolase domain-containing protein yields the protein MKRFVLPLLTYLLCAISAFQSRAQLQTLSGAKIKAADLDKFIKHQMDSLGLPGLSFALINNGKVVYHRSLGISNIESKEKVDANSIFEAASLSKTLFAYFVLKQVDQHKLNLDTPLYRYLPYSDIAKDERYKLITARMVLSHTTGFPNWRYYDKRDEQLYKYGELYLKFNPGSAFSYSGEGYFYLSKVIAKLNNLTIQTLDPLFQQQVNKPLHLQKAWFSSDKYITLHKVKGHVNGKPFDKAWPTSFPEQDSTWFEAAGGLHTEALSFSRFLIALMDGRGLSKEMNAELFKEQVLLDKKSPHYLYNGDTAWGLGIAIKPVDYGVLYEHGGNNGDAQSGFKINKANHNGYVFFTNCDQGVNFNKNIGAKLIK from the coding sequence ATGAAAAGATTCGTACTTCCCCTCCTTACCTACCTTCTGTGCGCTATTTCTGCCTTCCAAAGTCGGGCACAATTACAAACCCTAAGCGGGGCTAAAATCAAGGCTGCTGATTTAGACAAATTCATAAAGCATCAAATGGATTCCCTCGGTCTGCCAGGCTTATCATTTGCCTTGATTAACAATGGGAAAGTAGTTTACCACCGATCTTTAGGTATTTCAAATATCGAGAGCAAAGAAAAAGTTGATGCGAACTCCATCTTTGAAGCAGCATCGCTATCGAAAACACTGTTTGCTTATTTTGTATTGAAACAGGTGGATCAGCATAAATTAAACCTGGATACCCCCTTGTACCGATACTTACCTTACTCGGATATTGCCAAAGATGAGCGTTACAAACTCATTACAGCACGTATGGTACTCTCCCACACCACTGGCTTCCCTAACTGGAGATATTATGATAAACGCGATGAGCAGTTGTATAAATATGGGGAATTATACTTGAAATTTAATCCGGGCTCAGCATTCTCTTATTCTGGAGAAGGGTACTTTTACCTTTCAAAGGTGATCGCTAAGCTGAACAATCTAACGATACAAACCTTGGACCCCTTGTTTCAACAGCAGGTCAACAAGCCTCTTCATCTCCAAAAAGCCTGGTTTAGCAGCGACAAGTACATCACATTGCATAAAGTTAAAGGCCATGTCAATGGAAAACCATTTGACAAAGCATGGCCAACCTCTTTTCCTGAACAGGATTCTACCTGGTTTGAGGCTGCAGGAGGATTACATACGGAAGCTTTGAGTTTTTCCCGGTTTTTGATTGCCTTAATGGATGGTCGGGGTTTATCAAAAGAAATGAACGCAGAGCTGTTTAAAGAACAAGTGCTGCTGGATAAGAAAAGTCCACATTACCTTTATAATGGCGATACGGCCTGGGGATTAGGCATTGCTATAAAACCTGTTGACTATGGTGTTCTATACGAACATGGGGGCAATAATGGTGATGCTCAATCGGGATTCAAGATTAATAAAGCCAATCATAATGGCTATGTATTTTTTACCAACTGTGATCAGGGGGTTAATTTCAATAAAAACATTGGGGCAAAGCTGATCAAATAA
- a CDS encoding adenosylcobinamide-GDP ribazoletransferase encodes MKEELRIFFTAMMFYTQLPCPKWVDHNPEYMNKSTRYFPLIGWLVGGLSFLVFWLSNFLFGLEIAVILSLAAGVYITGSFHEDGFADVFDGFGGGWTKSKILDIMKDSRLGTYGVVSLIFLFGIKYLALQKVAGNLQSPYLLLLIFITYHALARLTAIQLTFTSKYSREDESSKSKPIAKSYSYKEVIGAYVFGLAPLAVLTTIHWPLIGVLVPLILLYLISQRYFNKWLDGYTGDCLGAVEQFAEVITLLTFLVIWKFM; translated from the coding sequence ATGAAAGAAGAACTTCGCATATTTTTTACGGCAATGATGTTTTATACGCAATTGCCTTGTCCGAAATGGGTAGACCATAATCCGGAGTACATGAACAAATCCACCAGATACTTTCCTTTGATAGGATGGCTTGTTGGAGGACTTTCCTTCCTTGTATTCTGGCTGAGTAATTTCTTATTTGGTTTGGAGATCGCCGTCATTTTATCCCTGGCTGCTGGGGTCTATATTACCGGCTCCTTCCATGAAGATGGTTTTGCGGATGTATTTGATGGATTTGGCGGAGGCTGGACCAAGTCAAAAATTCTGGATATCATGAAAGACAGTCGCCTGGGCACGTATGGCGTGGTTTCTTTGATCTTTTTGTTCGGCATCAAATATCTGGCACTGCAAAAGGTAGCGGGCAATTTACAGTCTCCCTACCTTCTACTCCTCATTTTCATCACTTATCATGCTCTTGCCCGACTCACTGCCATTCAGCTAACTTTTACTTCAAAATACTCCCGTGAGGATGAAAGCAGTAAATCCAAGCCTATCGCTAAATCCTATTCTTATAAAGAGGTAATTGGTGCTTATGTATTCGGACTCGCTCCGCTAGCCGTACTGACCACCATTCATTGGCCGCTCATTGGGGTATTGGTCCCGCTAATCTTGCTTTATCTGATCAGTCAGCGGTACTTTAACAAATGGCTGGATGGTTATACCGGTGATTGCCTAGGTGCCGTAGAACAATTTGCAGAAGTGATTACGCTGTTAACATTTTTGGTGATATGGAAGTTTATGTAA
- the cobC gene encoding alpha-ribazole phosphatase, producing MEVYVIRHTAVGVPKGVCYGQADVPLAASAEQDIQTLTMKLPQDFDKIYSSPSSRCQQLAGQITGVELEFDKALMEMNFGDWEQQHWNEMDQEVLGIWMADFVHTKAPNGESLAILFKRVQEFMNLLRKQDFKKVAIVTHAGVIRCIWAYLLEIPLQNIFKIPVDYGDGLVFSLNTDPAFDQLKKTRI from the coding sequence ATGGAAGTTTATGTAATCAGACATACCGCTGTAGGCGTACCTAAAGGGGTATGTTATGGGCAAGCAGACGTCCCCTTGGCGGCATCTGCGGAACAGGACATTCAAACTTTAACCATGAAACTCCCACAGGATTTTGATAAAATCTACAGTAGTCCCTCCAGTCGCTGCCAGCAATTGGCCGGCCAGATTACTGGTGTAGAACTGGAATTCGATAAAGCATTAATGGAAATGAACTTCGGAGATTGGGAACAGCAGCATTGGAACGAAATGGATCAAGAGGTTTTGGGCATCTGGATGGCTGATTTTGTACATACCAAAGCACCAAATGGAGAAAGTCTGGCCATACTTTTCAAAAGAGTACAGGAATTCATGAACCTGCTCAGAAAACAGGATTTCAAAAAGGTCGCCATTGTTACTCATGCTGGAGTGATCAGATGCATCTGGGCTTACCTATTGGAAATTCCTCTTCAAAACATATTCAAAATTCCTGTAGATTACGGGGATGGCCTGGTCTTTAGCCTGAATACAGATCCAGCATTTGATCAGCTAAAAAAGACCCGTATCTAA